In Pleurocapsa sp. PCC 7319, the following are encoded in one genomic region:
- a CDS encoding SDR family oxidoreductase yields the protein MNIKGKTALVTGASRGIGKAIALELAQQGIKHLLLVARDRQRLAEVAAEITNMGVKVTTLSVDLTKSSSINIAIAQAWRTHRPIHLLVNCAGVAHQAPFLQTQLPKVEEEISINLLGMMTITRLMAKRMANQKEGTIVNVSSLMGKVAAPTMSTYSATKFAILGFTQALRSELAGHNIKVIALLPTLTDTDMARNLRLFRWVMPMTPEKVARALISGLYKNSGEILVGWQSYLAVWCQRIFPQLLEKILLFSAPTV from the coding sequence ATGAATATTAAAGGAAAAACAGCTTTAGTTACGGGTGCTTCTCGGGGCATAGGTAAAGCGATCGCTTTAGAATTAGCCCAACAAGGAATCAAACATTTACTGTTAGTAGCCCGGGATCGCCAACGATTAGCAGAAGTTGCCGCAGAGATTACCAATATGGGGGTTAAGGTCACTACTTTATCTGTTGATTTAACCAAATCATCTTCGATTAACATTGCGATCGCCCAAGCATGGCGTACTCATAGACCAATTCATTTACTGGTTAACTGTGCCGGAGTAGCCCACCAAGCACCGTTTTTACAAACTCAACTCCCCAAAGTTGAAGAAGAAATTTCGATCAATTTGCTGGGAATGATGACCATTACTCGTTTGATGGCTAAACGAATGGCTAACCAAAAAGAAGGCACCATTGTCAATGTATCTAGTTTGATGGGTAAGGTGGCAGCTCCCACTATGTCAACTTATTCAGCAACCAAGTTCGCCATCCTTGGCTTTACCCAAGCTCTGCGGAGTGAATTAGCCGGTCACAATATCAAAGTTATTGCCCTGCTGCCCACATTAACTGATACTGATATGGCACGTAATCTAAGGTTATTTCGTTGGGTTATGCCCATGACTCCAGAGAAAGTAGCTCGGGCATTGATATCAGGGCTTTATAAAAATTCTGGCGAGATTCTCGTGGGTTGGCAGAGTTACCTTGCGGTGTGGTGTCAACGTATCTTTCCTCAATTACTAGAAAAGATTTTGCTGTTCTCGGCCCCAACAGTGTAA
- a CDS encoding NirD/YgiW/YdeI family stress tolerance protein translates to MIRSIQKINTVFALIAINSLVCANAWSQTKIETVSSVLDNPIDGKEVTLQGKIIEKMSDEADSNGTDYIFTDGTNEITVELQDANYPYDQDTMLEISGIIDFESEHLEEKEKDLTPEDIQIKVNQLQVVNLNKSLSR, encoded by the coding sequence ATGATTAGAAGTATCCAGAAAATCAATACAGTTTTTGCTTTGATAGCTATTAATTCTTTGGTTTGTGCAAATGCTTGGAGCCAAACAAAAATAGAGACTGTTTCTTCTGTTTTAGATAACCCCATTGACGGAAAAGAAGTGACCTTACAGGGCAAAATCATTGAAAAAATGTCAGATGAAGCAGACTCTAACGGAACAGACTATATTTTCACGGATGGCACCAATGAAATTACAGTTGAACTTCAAGATGCCAATTATCCCTATGATCAGGATACAATGCTGGAAATCTCGGGGATAATTGATTTTGAGTCTGAGCATTTAGAAGAAAAAGAAAAAGATTTAACTCCAGAGGATATTCAGATTAAGGTAAATCAGCTTCAAGTTGTTAATTTAAATAAATCTCTTAGCCGTTAG
- a CDS encoding type 1 glutamine amidotransferase domain-containing protein — MSSLKILIIVTSHAVMGNTEEPTGLWLEELTTPYYAFIDAGLSVSIASIDGGAIPIDPRSQKSIGENAASVDRFLQDQSAMAEVKNTPGVNNVDPEQYDAIFLPGGHGTMWDLPQSQPLATVISQVYAQEKVVAAVCHGPAGLINATKPDGSPLVAGHKISAFTNSEEDAVGLSDTVPFMLESKLRELGANFHGVDDFQPFVVESGNLITGQNPSSSLLVAKKVLEALQVKVS; from the coding sequence ATGAGTTCTCTGAAAATTTTGATCATCGTTACCTCTCATGCTGTTATGGGTAATACTGAAGAACCTACAGGTCTATGGCTAGAAGAATTAACAACACCCTACTATGCTTTTATTGATGCTGGTCTTTCAGTCTCTATTGCTTCAATTGATGGTGGTGCAATACCAATTGACCCTCGTAGTCAAAAATCTATTGGTGAAAATGCTGCTAGTGTAGATCGCTTTTTACAAGATCAATCTGCTATGGCAGAAGTTAAAAATACTCCAGGAGTAAATAATGTTGACCCAGAACAATACGATGCGATTTTTCTTCCGGGAGGTCACGGTACGATGTGGGACTTACCTCAAAGTCAGCCTTTAGCTACAGTTATTTCTCAAGTTTATGCTCAAGAAAAAGTTGTCGCAGCGGTTTGTCACGGTCCTGCGGGTTTGATTAATGCAACTAAGCCAGATGGAAGTCCTTTGGTTGCTGGACATAAAATTAGTGCTTTTACTAACTCAGAAGAGGATGCGGTAGGACTTTCCGACACCGTACCTTTCATGCTGGAGAGTAAATTACGAGAATTAGGGGCAAATTTTCATGGAGTTGATGACTTTCAACCCTTTGTTGTAGAAAGTGGCAATTTAATCACTGGTCAAAATCCCAGCTCATCTCTACTCGTCGCCAAAAAAGTTTTAGAAGCCCTTCAAGTAAAAGTTTCCTGA
- a CDS encoding LysR family transcriptional regulator: MNNLDQLRTFLEAYRLGSITKAAERLHMTQPAASAHIKALETLIEKKLFVRHARGVKATAIADDLARSIAPHLEQIEVKFNAARARIANISGTIHLATPAEILSAKLLPAIVSLLGHDLKIRIHLGGKERIYQLLNDGAIDLAVTASQPQNQALGFHPIQQETLILVAAPDWAKHNLIKPFSPQELLTKPLIAYDEDLPLIRDYFDTVFQIQINHQAAITVPDLRIVRSLVSLGEGYTVLPQYLCQEQLQNGTLSLLSNPEQPPVNNLYLVWNKGNLRHPRVTFVRDRLLAELQNFL, from the coding sequence ATGAATAATCTCGATCAATTACGCACTTTTCTTGAAGCATACCGTTTGGGTTCGATAACTAAAGCTGCTGAGAGACTGCATATGACGCAACCAGCAGCATCAGCACATATTAAAGCTCTCGAAACATTGATTGAAAAAAAATTATTTGTCCGCCATGCAAGAGGAGTTAAGGCAACTGCGATCGCCGATGATTTAGCCAGATCTATCGCTCCTCATCTAGAACAAATCGAAGTCAAATTTAATGCAGCACGAGCTAGAATTGCCAATATTTCTGGGACGATTCACTTAGCTACACCAGCCGAGATCCTCAGTGCCAAATTACTTCCTGCTATTGTTTCCTTGCTGGGTCACGATCTCAAGATCAGAATACACTTAGGAGGAAAAGAACGTATCTACCAATTATTAAACGATGGGGCGATTGACTTGGCGGTAACTGCATCTCAACCGCAAAATCAAGCCTTGGGTTTTCACCCCATTCAACAAGAAACCCTGATTTTAGTTGCTGCACCCGATTGGGCAAAACATAATTTGATTAAGCCGTTTTCTCCTCAGGAATTATTAACAAAACCTCTAATTGCTTACGATGAGGACTTGCCATTAATTCGTGACTATTTCGACACAGTGTTTCAAATTCAAATTAATCACCAAGCAGCAATTACTGTTCCCGATCTCAGAATAGTGCGATCACTGGTCTCTTTAGGAGAAGGTTATACAGTATTACCTCAATATCTTTGTCAAGAACAGCTACAAAACGGTACTCTATCTTTACTCAGCAATCCAGAGCAACCACCTGTTAACAATTTATATTTGGTCTGGAATAAAGGTAATCTCAGACATCCAAGAGTAACTTTTGTTCGCGATCGCCTTTTAGCAGAACTACAAAATTTCTTATAA
- a CDS encoding Fe2+-dependent dioxygenase, which translates to MIFSIDQILSSEDLAEIKQVLQQAEFIDGKLTAGWHAKLVKNNQQLKSGTSQNELKAKIRAALAKNSLFQSTVRPKSVHSLLISRYDVAMSYDTHVDNALMKGKSGLCRSDVSFTLFLDSPQDYEGGELVIEGVQEEQSYKLEAGSAIFYPSTTLHRVNPVTKGTRLVVVGWVQSIIRDASDREILFDLDTARRAIFAKSGKTPEFDLISKSIANLLRKWADV; encoded by the coding sequence ATGATTTTCTCAATCGATCAAATTCTCTCCTCTGAGGATTTAGCCGAGATCAAACAGGTTCTTCAGCAAGCAGAATTTATTGACGGTAAACTTACAGCGGGTTGGCATGCTAAGTTGGTTAAAAATAATCAGCAACTGAAATCAGGAACATCTCAAAATGAATTAAAAGCCAAAATTCGTGCTGCTTTAGCTAAAAATTCTTTATTTCAGTCTACTGTTCGCCCTAAATCAGTTCATTCTTTGCTTATTAGTCGTTACGATGTGGCAATGTCTTACGATACCCATGTAGATAATGCACTCATGAAAGGCAAATCTGGCTTATGCCGTTCTGATGTTTCTTTTACTCTGTTTCTTGACTCACCTCAAGACTATGAAGGAGGAGAGTTAGTAATTGAGGGAGTGCAAGAAGAGCAAAGTTATAAACTGGAGGCAGGTTCAGCTATTTTTTATCCTTCAACCACTTTACACCGTGTCAATCCTGTTACTAAAGGTACAAGGCTAGTCGTAGTAGGCTGGGTACAAAGTATAATTCGTGATGCCAGCGATCGCGAAATCCTCTTTGATTTAGATACTGCGCGTCGCGCTATTTTTGCTAAATCAGGTAAAACTCCGGAATTCGACCTCATTTCTAAAAGTATTGCTAACTTACTCCGTAAATGGGCAGATGTATAG
- a CDS encoding RNA-guided endonuclease TnpB family protein encodes MFVLEAKLRGSTKQFAVIDEMIRTAGFVRNSCLRHWIDNRGVGQYDLSALCAVLAKEYEWAKKLNSQARQASAERAWAAIKRFYDNCKNPAIKKKGYPRFKKSRSVEYKTTGYKLSEDRQSITFTDKFKAGSFRMMGAFDLNYYQPKQIKRVRVVRRADGYYVQFCVAINRLEEVQPTEQVIALDVGLMHFYTDNRGNKVENPRHLRKSEKALKRLQRRVSRKVKGSNKRKKAINKLGRKHLKVSRQRKDFAVKLARCVVKSNDLVVFEKLTVPNMVKNRHLAKSISCAAWRQFFEWLKYYGQVFGKIVIAVPPQYTSQECSSCHRIVKKSLSERTHACECGCILDRDENASRNLLAKGLEYLSRGGHSRINAQGHLNLCQISESEL; translated from the coding sequence TTGTTTGTACTCGAAGCCAAACTCAGAGGTTCTACAAAACAGTTTGCGGTCATTGATGAAATGATTCGCACTGCTGGTTTTGTCAGAAATAGTTGTCTGAGACACTGGATAGATAATCGCGGTGTCGGACAATACGACTTGTCTGCTCTGTGTGCGGTTCTGGCTAAAGAATACGAATGGGCTAAAAAGCTAAATTCTCAAGCTCGTCAAGCATCTGCCGAACGAGCGTGGGCTGCGATTAAGCGTTTTTATGACAACTGCAAAAATCCAGCTATCAAAAAAAAAGGTTATCCCAGATTCAAAAAATCCCGTTCTGTTGAATACAAAACTACTGGCTACAAACTCTCTGAAGATAGACAATCTATCACCTTCACCGACAAGTTTAAGGCTGGTAGCTTTCGTATGATGGGAGCATTCGACTTGAACTATTATCAACCCAAACAAATCAAAAGAGTTCGAGTTGTGCGTAGAGCAGACGGGTATTATGTTCAATTTTGTGTTGCCATTAACCGACTTGAAGAAGTTCAACCAACCGAACAAGTGATTGCTCTTGATGTTGGATTGATGCACTTCTATACCGACAATCGAGGTAACAAGGTTGAAAATCCTCGTCATCTGAGAAAATCGGAAAAAGCTCTTAAACGTCTGCAAAGACGGGTTAGTCGCAAGGTTAAAGGCTCTAATAAGCGCAAAAAAGCAATTAATAAACTGGGAAGAAAGCACTTGAAAGTCTCGCGCCAGCGTAAAGATTTTGCCGTGAAGTTGGCAAGATGCGTAGTCAAATCTAACGATTTGGTGGTGTTTGAGAAACTGACGGTGCCTAATATGGTCAAGAATCGTCATCTTGCCAAAAGCATTTCCTGCGCTGCATGGAGACAATTCTTTGAATGGTTGAAATACTATGGACAAGTTTTTGGCAAAATTGTCATTGCTGTTCCACCTCAGTACACCAGTCAAGAGTGCAGTTCTTGTCATCGAATTGTTAAAAAGTCTTTGTCTGAAAGAACCCATGCTTGCGAGTGTGGCTGTATTCTCGATAGAGACGAAAATGCCAGCCGTAATTTGTTGGCAAAAGGATTGGAATATTTGAGTAGGGGGGGGCACTCCCGAATTAACGCCCAAGGACATTTGAACCTCTGTCAAATAAGTGAAAGCGAGCTTTGA
- a CDS encoding glycoside hydrolase family 140 protein, whose amino-acid sequence MPVHGQEGENLKGLNVDESGHYLVSKDGKPFFWLGDTAWELFSKLNQDEVLKYLWDRKNKQFNVIQARIIGLQITQPNAFGHTAFDNGDLDQPNEDYWQHADFIIKQAEELELYMALLPAWSKAHVENKGKSDVGLSLNPKRAYRYGLFLGERYKNSNNIIWILGGDVQPTKHKVYDELARGIIEGYGQENSDNLLMSYHPPGGTFRPPATSSGEFYHDKPWLDFNMIQSGHRLGNKNYERITEDFQRTPVKPTIDSEPGYEKHPILHNFKNGQFSAWHLRRRAYWSILAGGFGFSYGGNGIWQMDQPGNIKKFSHHNFYWYDALHYEGAYDMAHVRRLFESRPFIQPTRIPDQSILISAPGTVDDRVQAARSDDYSYWIVYITNGRTIKLDLSQLSGTKINAWWFNPRDGLIYDSDLQVTGQPFAVFSNEKRQTFDPPEQPKPENDWILILDDASQKYPVPGLTSSQH is encoded by the coding sequence ATGCCAGTTCATGGTCAGGAAGGCGAGAACTTGAAAGGTTTAAATGTTGATGAAAGTGGACATTATCTGGTTTCAAAAGATGGAAAACCTTTCTTTTGGCTTGGAGACACTGCCTGGGAACTGTTTTCCAAACTGAACCAGGATGAAGTTTTAAAATATTTGTGGGATCGCAAGAATAAACAATTTAATGTTATTCAAGCGCGGATTATTGGTTTGCAAATTACTCAGCCAAATGCCTTTGGACATACTGCCTTCGATAATGGAGATCTTGACCAACCAAATGAAGACTATTGGCAACATGCAGATTTTATAATCAAACAAGCAGAGGAACTAGAACTTTACATGGCTCTTTTGCCAGCTTGGAGCAAAGCCCATGTGGAAAATAAGGGTAAGTCTGATGTTGGTTTAAGCTTGAATCCTAAGCGAGCATACCGTTATGGTCTTTTTCTAGGAGAGCGATACAAAAACTCGAACAATATAATTTGGATTTTGGGTGGTGATGTCCAGCCGACTAAACACAAGGTATACGATGAACTAGCCCGTGGCATTATTGAAGGTTATGGGCAGGAGAATTCTGATAACCTACTAATGTCATATCATCCCCCTGGTGGTACATTTAGACCCCCAGCAACATCAAGCGGCGAATTTTATCATGACAAGCCTTGGCTAGATTTCAATATGATCCAATCGGGGCATAGGCTCGGTAACAAAAATTACGAAAGAATTACTGAGGATTTTCAACGAACTCCCGTTAAGCCCACAATTGATTCTGAGCCTGGTTATGAAAAACATCCCATTCTTCATAATTTTAAAAACGGTCAATTTTCAGCATGGCATCTCCGCCGTCGTGCTTACTGGTCTATATTGGCAGGTGGATTTGGTTTCTCCTATGGCGGAAATGGGATCTGGCAGATGGATCAACCGGGAAATATCAAAAAATTTTCTCATCATAATTTCTATTGGTATGATGCCCTGCACTATGAAGGGGCTTATGATATGGCACACGTTCGACGATTATTTGAGTCTCGCCCTTTTATTCAACCGACTCGCATTCCCGACCAAAGTATTTTGATATCAGCTCCAGGAACTGTAGATGATCGCGTTCAAGCAGCCAGATCAGATGACTACAGTTACTGGATTGTATATATTACCAATGGACGCACAATAAAATTGGATCTTTCTCAACTATCTGGGACAAAAATTAATGCTTGGTGGTTTAATCCCCGAGACGGCTTAATATATGACTCAGACCTGCAAGTCACTGGGCAACCATTTGCGGTTTTCTCTAATGAGAAACGTCAAACTTTCGATCCACCAGAACAACCCAAACCAGAAAATGATTGGATACTTATCCTTGACGATGCTTCCCAGAAATATCCTGTTCCTGGACTGACATCCTCCCAACACTGA
- a CDS encoding GNAT family N-acetyltransferase encodes MQIESYDPHHLDAVIRLSLRAWTPVFDSIQKVMNADVYQAFYPDNWRVSQQKAVENVCAAEDTNVWVAIDIGSTVGFVAVKLDSESSMGEIYMVAVDPDFQGQGIGSALIEFALDWMKNAGMSVAMVDTGGDPGHAPARRTYEKVGFELLPIARYFEKL; translated from the coding sequence ATGCAAATTGAATCATACGACCCACACCACCTTGATGCAGTTATTCGTCTTTCGCTTCGGGCATGGACTCCGGTCTTTGATTCGATTCAGAAAGTGATGAACGCCGATGTATACCAGGCATTCTACCCCGATAATTGGCGTGTGAGCCAGCAAAAGGCTGTCGAGAACGTTTGCGCTGCGGAAGATACAAATGTATGGGTTGCTATCGATATAGGTTCCACAGTAGGTTTTGTAGCCGTGAAACTAGACTCCGAGTCCAGCATGGGTGAAATCTACATGGTAGCTGTCGATCCAGACTTTCAAGGTCAAGGCATTGGTAGCGCTCTAATAGAATTTGCTCTGGATTGGATGAAAAATGCTGGAATGTCTGTTGCGATGGTTGATACCGGAGGAGATCCCGGTCATGCCCCAGCACGTCGCACCTATGAAAAGGTCGGCTTTGAGCTGTTACCGATCGCCAGATACTTCGAGAAACTCTAA
- a CDS encoding ATP-dependent 6-phosphofructokinase produces MPERKRIGILTSGGDCAGLNAVIRAVTRCAVNVYGWEVLGICKATHGLMSRPPEAIPLDITQVDRLLSMGGTILGTTNKGDPFAFPMSDGTMADRSAEIIEGYKQLDLDALIGIGGDGSLAILRKLAQQGGINLVGIPKTIDNDVGITERSIGFDTAVNIATEAIDRLHFTAASHSRVMVLEVMGRDAGHIALNAGIAGGANMIMIPEIPYKLDNICQHIKKRQARGQDYSIAVVSEAVCTESGDILEQGHFADCRLGGIGQYLAEQITQKSGAETRVTVLGHTQRGGISSPLDRILASAFGVAAVELIAQEKYDHMVAWQDRQVTSIPIDDAIKNYRAVDPEDTLVKTARGLGICLGD; encoded by the coding sequence ATGCCAGAAAGAAAACGAATTGGTATTTTGACCAGTGGTGGTGACTGTGCAGGATTAAATGCGGTCATTCGGGCGGTAACTCGTTGTGCAGTTAATGTCTATGGTTGGGAAGTTTTAGGTATCTGTAAAGCTACTCATGGCTTAATGAGCCGTCCTCCAGAGGCTATCCCCTTAGATATAACCCAAGTTGATCGTCTGTTAAGTATGGGGGGAACAATTTTAGGTACAACTAATAAGGGCGATCCTTTTGCTTTCCCGATGTCAGACGGTACCATGGCAGATCGTTCTGCTGAAATTATTGAGGGTTACAAGCAACTTGATTTGGATGCCCTAATTGGCATTGGTGGAGATGGTAGTTTGGCTATTCTGCGAAAGCTAGCACAACAGGGAGGTATCAATTTAGTCGGTATCCCCAAAACCATTGACAATGATGTTGGTATCACTGAGCGTTCTATTGGCTTTGATACAGCAGTTAATATCGCCACAGAAGCTATTGACCGCTTGCATTTTACTGCTGCAAGTCATAGTCGAGTGATGGTTTTAGAAGTAATGGGCAGAGATGCTGGGCACATTGCTCTCAATGCAGGCATCGCTGGAGGAGCAAATATGATTATGATTCCTGAAATTCCCTATAAGCTTGACAATATCTGTCAACATATTAAAAAAAGACAAGCCAGAGGACAAGATTATTCTATCGCCGTTGTCTCGGAGGCAGTTTGTACTGAGTCGGGTGATATTTTGGAGCAAGGTCATTTTGCTGATTGCCGTTTAGGGGGAATTGGTCAATATTTGGCGGAACAAATTACGCAAAAAAGTGGGGCAGAAACTAGAGTCACCGTTTTAGGACATACTCAACGGGGGGGCATTTCTTCGCCTCTAGATCGTATTCTGGCTTCGGCTTTTGGAGTAGCCGCTGTGGAGTTAATTGCTCAAGAAAAATATGACCATATGGTTGCTTGGCAAGATAGACAAGTTACTAGCATCCCTATTGATGATGCGATCAAAAATTATCGAGCGGTAGATCCAGAAGATACTCTAGTTAAAACTGCTAGAGGTTTAGGTATTTGTCTGGGAGACTGA
- a CDS encoding aldehyde dehydrogenase family protein — MSAPLSCQNYIDGQWKSAQSGESFESRNPADWNELVATAPKSDRADVDAAVTAARRSYSSWRLVPAPVRSEIVHRIGEGLQARKEELASLMSREMGKVLVEARGDVQEGIDCAFYYAGEGRRLFGQTTPSELGNKFAMTMRMPIGVAALITPWNFPVAIPCWKALPALVCGNTLIFKPAKDVPACATILTEIFAAAGVPPGVFNLVHGTGQKVGSALTDHFGIDLVSFTGSSKTGAEVAAICGRTHKRVSLEMGGKNAQIVMEDANLDLALEGALWGAFGTTGQRCTATSRLILHRDIKADFTAKLLAQTRKLRLGSGIDPNTDVGPLVNAAQLDRVKYYLELAQEEGVTILTGGHPAQGEGLEQGYFFEPTILDGVKSEMRVAQEEIFGPVVSLIEVDSFEEAIAVLNNSCYGLSSAVYTQNVNRAFQAMRDIEAGITYINGPTIGAEVHLPFGGVKATGNGHREAGSTALDIFSNWKTVYVDFSGQLQRAQIDNR; from the coding sequence GTGAGCGCACCACTTAGTTGTCAAAATTACATTGATGGACAGTGGAAATCTGCCCAATCGGGAGAGTCTTTTGAAAGTCGTAATCCAGCAGACTGGAATGAACTGGTCGCTACTGCCCCTAAGTCGGATCGAGCTGATGTAGATGCTGCTGTTACTGCTGCTCGACGATCTTATTCTTCCTGGCGGCTAGTACCTGCGCCAGTGCGATCAGAAATTGTTCACCGCATCGGCGAGGGATTACAGGCTCGAAAAGAAGAGCTAGCATCTCTCATGAGTCGGGAAATGGGAAAGGTTTTGGTAGAAGCCCGAGGTGATGTTCAAGAAGGAATTGATTGTGCATTTTACTATGCTGGAGAAGGTCGTCGTTTGTTTGGTCAGACAACCCCTTCAGAGTTGGGTAACAAATTTGCTATGACTATGCGGATGCCAATTGGGGTAGCAGCACTAATCACACCTTGGAATTTTCCAGTGGCAATTCCCTGTTGGAAAGCACTCCCTGCTCTAGTATGTGGCAATACTCTGATTTTCAAACCAGCTAAAGATGTGCCTGCCTGCGCTACTATACTCACCGAAATTTTTGCTGCTGCGGGAGTACCACCAGGGGTGTTTAACTTGGTTCATGGAACAGGACAGAAGGTCGGTAGTGCGTTAACCGATCATTTTGGGATTGATTTAGTTTCTTTTACTGGCTCTTCCAAAACTGGAGCTGAGGTAGCAGCCATCTGTGGTCGTACCCATAAGCGAGTTTCCTTGGAAATGGGAGGCAAAAATGCCCAGATTGTGATGGAAGATGCTAATCTCGATCTGGCTTTAGAGGGGGCTTTATGGGGAGCTTTTGGCACTACAGGACAGCGTTGTACTGCCACTAGCCGATTAATTTTACATCGAGATATTAAAGCAGATTTTACAGCTAAGCTATTGGCACAAACTCGTAAATTGCGCTTAGGTTCAGGAATTGACCCAAACACTGATGTTGGTCCCTTGGTAAATGCTGCTCAGTTAGATCGGGTAAAGTATTATCTGGAACTGGCACAGGAGGAAGGAGTAACCATCCTCACTGGAGGTCATCCAGCTCAAGGAGAAGGGTTAGAACAGGGATATTTCTTTGAACCTACCATTCTTGACGGAGTAAAGTCTGAAATGCGCGTAGCCCAGGAAGAAATCTTTGGTCCCGTAGTCTCCCTGATTGAGGTAGATTCATTTGAAGAGGCGATCGCCGTTCTCAACAATTCCTGCTACGGTCTTTCCTCTGCCGTCTATACCCAGAATGTGAATCGAGCCTTCCAGGCAATGCGGGATATTGAAGCGGGAATCACCTATATTAACGGTCCTACCATTGGAGCAGAAGTGCATCTGCCCTTTGGTGGGGTGAAAGCTACTGGGAACGGTCATAGAGAAGCTGGTAGTACTGCCCTAGATATCTTCTCAAACTGGAAAACCGTGTATGTCGATTTTTCTGGACAACTACAACGCGCCCAGATTGATAATCGGTAA